CGCACTTTCGCCCAGCGTGTGTTGGCGTAGCACAACCTGTCCGCGCGGTAGGCGCACTCATCTCGGCAGATCCAAGTCTTCGGGCTCGCGCGACCCGTTGATACAACAACCGTTCCATCGGGGGCTCAGCAGATGTAGGGTCTCAGCCCCGCGAACGACCAGAGGAGGTGAGTCCGATTACCACTGTCCAGTACTTCGAAAGGCAGTCCTTATGGACCTCACCTTGCACTCCTTCTTCGCTCGCGACGGCGCACGCCTGACATTCCGCCTGCTCGGCTCCACCTCGCCGTCCCGTCCGCCCTTGATCTGCGTGCCCGGCGGGCCGATGCTCGACTCCGACTACCTCGGCGACCTCGGCGGACTGCACGCCGACCGCGCACTTGCCCTGCTTGATCCACGGGGCACCGGCTCATCGGGCGGGGCCGACGACCCGTCAGCGTGTCGCTGCGACCGGCTTGCCGACGATCTCGAGGCGCTCCGAGAGCACCTCGGTGAAGCGCGCATCGAGCTGCTCGGGCACTCCGCCGGCGCCAATGTCGTGTATCGCTATGCCGAAAGAAGCCCCGGTCGAGTGTGTCGACTCGTCTTGGTGGCGCCATCCGTACGCGGCCTGGACCTTGAGGTGCCGAATGATGCGCGGCGCACGGTAGCGCGCCTCCGCTCGGAAGAGCCGTGGTTCGCCGACGCGATGGGGGCGCTCGAGGCGGCGTGGGTCGGCACCGCGACGGCTGAGCAACTTGGACTGCTGGAGCCGTTCAGCCACGGATGCTGGGACGACGCGACCCGCGCGTACGTCGCTCGGATGGACGCGCGACGCGATCCGCGACACATCCAGGCCTTCGGTGCGGACGGTGCCTTCGACGCAACATCGACGCGCGACGCCCTGTCACGGCTCGACGCGCCCGTGCTTGTGCTTGCCGGAGGCCTAGACGTCGGAGTTCCACCCGCGCTGGCCGAGCAGGTCGCCAGACTGTTCGCGAACGCCGACTTCGTCGTCCAACCAGGTGCAGGCCACTTCCCATGGCGCAACGGCGCCGAGCGGTTCCGCCGACTGGTGGCGCCGTTCCTCGCCTAGCCACGCTCGACGGCCCGCAGCTATTGCGCATCGAAGTGGGCACGTAGTGAGGTCGCAGAAACAGTTCGGGCTCGGCGCCGGCCGTCGAGGTGGAGGTAGCCGTCGGCGTCGAGGCGCCCGACGTCGCCGACGGTGAAGGCGGGCCCTCGGGCCACTCCTCCGAGCGGCACGTGGTGACCTGGCCCTCCGTCGACCCGTAGAACTCCCAAGCCGCGCCGTCG
The sequence above is drawn from the Nocardioides sp. zg-1228 genome and encodes:
- a CDS encoding alpha/beta hydrolase, with product MDLTLHSFFARDGARLTFRLLGSTSPSRPPLICVPGGPMLDSDYLGDLGGLHADRALALLDPRGTGSSGGADDPSACRCDRLADDLEALREHLGEARIELLGHSAGANVVYRYAERSPGRVCRLVLVAPSVRGLDLEVPNDARRTVARLRSEEPWFADAMGALEAAWVGTATAEQLGLLEPFSHGCWDDATRAYVARMDARRDPRHIQAFGADGAFDATSTRDALSRLDAPVLVLAGGLDVGVPPALAEQVARLFANADFVVQPGAGHFPWRNGAERFRRLVAPFLA